In Daphnia magna isolate NIES linkage group LG7, ASM2063170v1.1, whole genome shotgun sequence, a single genomic region encodes these proteins:
- the LOC123474785 gene encoding uncharacterized protein LOC123474785 has protein sequence MEKYNDKLAEEDEEFVLCQICYLNFDEKEHVPKYLKCHHFFCLSCIKCLTGLNENVISCPTCRTQSILCPKKCEELFTNRLALRLSKVVEGVHEKAEKEAKQQQQWCSVCAFPAYEGCHETQHPIQDSMQFYNARMLLLKSIINKTNYLCNEALVDCHKIESAHQVILAWIKWLQLEIVQSAAKNTATIAQLESLIIDEAWAHIPQEANMYATINNINQLIAKCSDRCQMAEKAELESHNFLRAYCSAHQESAKFFEPEQFLRDGSPPALVSWLKRMNAFDEGITFSQANKRCVNVLAFLISLLSGEQLPAHDSSLNCVPTSKDVDANAKNNIATDNHAAITSEPRPSCSGTHRLAKRFAEDDSESSAHACKRERGSVLQKTENAWIMHNSTQQDVHESLVLPSPRAGAAIMQDIQHEADMEIQEVFQSIQSRTSSGSQIYGSNKAESPLQQGFRTGMQIRKAPEARIMRRPSSTLPLNLALNNVAAAAAITSNCALTGGDNPEIIEIRTVNPPNWLLNNPRR, from the exons ATGGAAAAATACAACGATAAATTGgcagaagaagacgaagagtTTGTTTTATGTCAAATTTGCTACCTGAACTTTGATGAGAAAGAACATGTGCCAAAGTATTTAAAGTGTCACCACTTTTTTTGTCTGTCATGCATCAAG TGTCTGACTGGTCTCAATGAGAATGTGATTTCTTGCCCGACATGTAGAACACAGTCAATTTTATGCCCCAAAAAATGTGAGGAATTATTTACTAACCGCCTTGCCTTACGTCTTTCAAAAGTGGTGGAAGGAGTTCATGAGAAGGCAGAGAAAGAAGC gaaacagcagcagcaatggTGTTCGGTGTGTGCCTTTCCTGCATATGAGGGTTGCCACGAAACCCAACATCCAATTCAAGATTCCATGCAATTCTATAATGCAAGAATGTTACTGCTAAAATCTATTATCAACAAGACAAACTATCTGTGTAATGAAGCATTAGTAGATTGCCACAAGATTGAGTCAGCACACCAAGTCATTCTTGCGTGGATCAAATGGCTCCAGCTGGAAATCGTTCAAAGTGCTGCAAAAAACACTGCCACTATTGCTCAGCTAGAATCTCTTATAATAGATGAAGCCTGGGCACATATTCCTCAAGAAGCAAATATGTATGCCACAATTAATAACATCAACCAACTTATagccaa ATGCTCTGATCGATGCCAAATGGCCGAAAAAGCCGAATTAGAGTCCCACAACTTTCTCCGAGCTTACTGCAGCGCCCATCAGGAATCCGCAAAATTTTTCGAACCTGAGCAGTTCTTAAGAGATGGTTCACCTCCAGCTTTGGTCAGTTGGTTAAAACGGATGAATGCCTTTGATGAAGGGATCACTTTTAGCCAAGCTAATAAGC GCTGTGTTAACGTCCTTGCGTTCCTTATTTCGCTGTTGAGCGGAGAACAGCTTCCCGCACACGATTCTTCATTGAACTGTGTCCCTACCAGTAAAGATGTCGATGCAAATGCGAAAAACAACATCGCCACAGATAACCATGCGGCTATTACCAGTGAACCACGCC CTTCTTGTTCTGGTACTCACCGGCTTGCAAAACGATTTGCTGAAGACGATTCAGAATCCAGCGCCCACGCTTGTAAAAGAGAACGGGGATCAGTTTtacaaaaaactgaaaatgctTGGATCATGCATAATTCAACCCAACAGGATG TCCATGAGAGCTTGGTTCTTCCATCTCCAAGAGCTGGAGCAGCCATAATGCAGGATATTCAGCATGAAGCAGACATGGAGATACAAGAGGTATTCCAGAGCATCCAAAGCCGGACGTCAAGTGGGAGTCAAATTTATGGATCAAATAAAGCCGAAAGCCCTTTGCAACAAGGATTTCGCACAGGCATGCAAATACGCAAGGCACCAGAAGCACGTATAATGCGTCGCCCATCTTCTACGTTACCGCTCAATCTTGCTCTGAATAATGTCGCTGCTGCTGCCGCAATAACCAGTAATTGCGCGTTGACTGGAGGAGATAATCCAGAAATTATCGAAATACGAACTGTG AATCCGCCAAACTGGCTTTTGAATAATCCTCGCAGATAA
- the LOC116927926 gene encoding uncharacterized protein LOC116927926 isoform X1, whose amino-acid sequence MLYLRPCKVQAIQQNKSKLEHEGVKLRRNSFHWSVEPLSRWMCFLGIPIPTPRKISICRFATLLHTTFCFLLVTSSHLYLVIYTIHNAKSISAAYLHGISTSTLAWNFVIENLTLALYTIGSSISFFICIRSGAWSDLVNLLTLLDQNLATSDIYPSSRQFAIKILIFIISSMLCVETLLLLDSITNDSTLTRKILEGYCIFTKIYPATQLALFCVLTRTLSLQTEAIRKHVEEMCTQSLPASLTITETRNSELRILRRHHRLVCNSIHKLNYCFGTFLALEVVHVFIIFTISSLYTLMGAINGDLVLEVLNVIVCLDCIIHLYLPTSYSDDIVSQIDKTYDALADLLYQQPSLQNEVTLLTDQLSHLKFDINAMGFFRVSKSLLPTVRLHLLRSLNFFCLNGFTIFFPQLMGTTLTYFLIFLQFQSAEKKES is encoded by the exons ATGTTGTATCTGCGTCCGTGCAAAGTTCAGGCAATTCAGCAAAACAAATCCAAACTGGAACATGAAGGGGTCAAACTAAGACGTAACAGTTTCCACTGGAGTGTGGAACCTCTATCAAGATGGATGTGTTTCCTTGGAATCCCAATTCCGACTCCTAGGAAAATCTCAATCTGTAGATTTGCCACACTTCTCCATACcaccttttgttttctgctgGTGACGTCGAGTCATTTATACCTGGTAATCTACACAATCCACAACGCCAAATCCATCTCAGCTGCCTACCTACATGGAATCTCAACCTCGACATTGGCATGGAATTTCGTCATAGAAAATTTAACTTTGGCACTGTACACGATCGGCAgtagcatttctttttttatatgcATCCGATCTGGCGCGTGGTCAGACCTCGTCAACTTGTTGACATTGTTGGACCAAAATTTGGCAACTTCTGACATCTATCCCTCATCCAGACAATTTgcaattaaaattttgatcTTCATCATCTCATCG ATGCTTTGCGTAGAGACCCTGTTACTCCTCGATTCAATAACAAATGATAGTACCTTGACGCGAAAAATCCTAGAAGGATACTGCATTTTCACAAAGATCTATCCAGCCACACAGCTGGCGTTGTTTTGCGTCTTGACACGAACACTTTCGCTACAAACTGAAGCTATTCGGAAACATGTCGAAGAAATGTGTACGCAGTCCCTTCCGGCTAGTCTCACCATCACGGAGACAAGAAATTCTGAGTTAAGAATCCTCCGACGTCACCACCGTTTGGTCTGCAACTCGATTCACAAACTTAATTACTGTTTTGGTACTTTTTTGGCTCTTGAGGTCGTCCACGTTTTCATCATCTTTACCATCAGCTCACTGTATACCCTAATGGGTGCAATAAATGGCGATCTAGTTCTTGAAGTGCTGAATGTCATAGTTTGCTTGGACTGCATAATACATCTGTATCTTCCGACTTCTTATTCGGATGATATCGTCAGCCAG ATTGATAAGACTTATGACGCATTGGCTGATTTACTCTATCAGCAACCGTCACTACAAAACGAG GTTACCTTGTTAACAGACCAGCTGTCACACCTGAAATTCGATATAAATGCAATGGGATTCTTCAGAGTGAGCAAATCTTTACTTCCCACGGTACGACTTCACCTTTTACgtagtttgaattttttttgccttAATGGGTTTACGATTTTTTTTCCACAGCTGATGGGAACGACGTTGACGTACTTCCTTATTTTTCTGCAGTTTCAGTctgctgaaaaaaaagaaagctga
- the LOC116927925 gene encoding uncharacterized protein LOC116927925 yields MSLPNDMKEDPPKPTTEVENGHGLVTAVVPEEEKKRGFALLIHDFKQRRLIPIKFLSLIIYSGYGVLLPFFAIHMKSLGISVEETGAIYGVSSVIGVLTPLCTGMIADKLGNFKVLLSLSFGLTSISALLFLLVPVGRTSVNYALNTSFVVGCYDASNLTDHSSQMFVSTSLDLNECKLRVGNDLGNDEANISVVLNECGYMCYHGNEFYDEDYTEADVVAEVQSLNNFTHAVRDVTFFPDDWILNGWCSRQAPGEAICERNLESGTPLNATLALDWSSNIGNKSRRFPVKWITLGDNSYINSKGMFNSIRLCDSHDEGQKLNRTAYVQHFNDSDKNSFQFCRPQCIVRIIRSELCSNVAREEVFNPLLTFWLYMLFRCIFEVLLGGSATLFEGAVLALVYEVRGDYGFQKVFGFIGIAIFSPISGVLIDRASIDENNQNFRPAYFLFGSLFGMAALGLLTIDLKFKLPAENVVKDVKSLLKNIELDALLVIALILGLLVGSTGSYLFLLLEEVGVNKSLMGLSIMISCLAAIPLLLFSEFIYRKFSYPNVIVFCLSIFVVRLIGYSYISMPSLCLVYESLEAITGPLAMTTLVIYVSKLGTTSTMASIQGLISAIYFGLGIGTGSSVGGLLIGAYGQRTTLRITGVIAFITGLFYFLFNVVYSRRRNANSIKNDSAAVN; encoded by the exons ATGAG TTTACCAAACGACATGAAAGAAGACCCTCCCAAGCCTACGACTGAAGTAGAAAATGGCCACGGGCTTGTTACGGCAGTAGTTCCGGAAGAGGAAAAGAAGAGAGGATTTGCATTACTGATTCACGACTTCAAACAACGCAGATTAATTCCAATTAAATTCCTTAGCTTAATCATCTATTCCG GTTATGGAGTACTACTGCCGTTTTTTGCTATTCATATGAAGTCACTAGGAATCAGTGTCGAAGAGACGGGTGCCATTTATGGAGTGTCTTCTGTTATCGGTGTATTGACTCCGCTCTGCACGGGTATGATTGCCGATAAATTAGGGAATTTCAAG GTCCTGTTGAGCTTGTCGTTCGGATTAACTAGCATCAGTGCACTTCTCTTCTTGCTCGTTCCAGTGGGAAGGACATCTGTTAATTATGCGCTTAATACGTCATTCGTTGTTGGATGTTACGACGCTTCCAACCTGACGGATCATTCTTCACAAATGTTTGTTTCTACAAGCCTTGACCTGAACGAATGTAAATTAAGAGTAGGAAATGACCTGGGAAATGATGAGGCTAACATTTCGGTAGTTCTAAACGAATGCGGTTACATGTGTTACCATGGCAACGAGTTCTACGATGAAGATTACACTGAAGCCGATGTGGTAGCCGAAGTACAATCCTTAAACAATTTTACACACGCCGTTCGTGACGTAACTTTTTTCCCCGACGATTGGATTTTAAATGGATGGTGTTCCCGACAGGCCCCTGGAGAGGCTATTTGTGAAAGAAATCTAGAATCTGGAACACCACTGAACGCAACGTTAGCATTAGACTGGTCCAGCAACATTGGCAATAAATCCAGAAGGTTTCCCGTTAAATGGATTACACTGGGAGACAATAGCTATATAAATAGTAAGGGAATGTTTAACAGCATACGATTATGCGACTCACACGACGAAGGGCAGAAACTTAACCGAACAGCCTACGTCCAACATTTTAACGACAGCGATAAGAACTCCTTCCAGTTCTGCCGGCCACAGTGTATCGTACGCATCATTCGCTCGGAATTGTGTTCCAACGTGGCCCGAGAAGAAGTCTTCAATCCTCTGCTGACTTTTTGGCTTTACATGTTGTTTCGTTGCATCTTTGAGGTTCTTCTTGGTGGTTCTGCCACGTTGTTCGAAGGAGCTGTTTTGGCCTTGGTGTACGAAGTCCGTGGTGATTACGGTTTCCAGAAAGTGTTTGGATTTATAGGAATAGCCATATTTTCGCCCATATCTGGAGTTCTGATTGACCGTGCCAGTATCGATGAAAACAACCAAAATTTCCG GCCAGCATACTTCCTTTTCGGTTCATTGTTTGGAATGGCTGCCTTGGGGTTGTTGACGATCGACCTGAAGTTCAAACTTCCCGCCGAAAATGTGGTGAAAGACGTGAAATCTCTATTAAAAAACATCGAGCTGGATGCTCTACTAGTCATTGCACTTATATTGG GACTGCTGGTGGGTTCCACGGGAagctatttgtttttgttgttggaagAGGTTGGAGTTAACAAGTCATTAATGGGATTGTCGATCATGATCTCTTGTCTTGCAGCAATTCCACTTCTTCTGTTTTCCGAATTTATTTATCGGAAATTCAGCTACCCCAACGTCATAGTCTTTTGCCTTTCCATTTTCGTTGTCCGTTTGATTG GATATTCGTACATCTCCATGCCAAGCTTGTGCCTTGTCTACGAATCTTTAGAAGCCATTACTGGACCTTTAGCCATGACTACACTCGTTATCTATGTGTCAAAACTGGGCACAACATCTACTATGGCTTCCATTCAAGGCCTGATTTCAGCAATCTATTTTGGCTTGG GCATTGGAACAGGAAGTTCTGTTGGTGGCCTACTTATTGGAGCGTACGGTCAACGGACAACTTTAAGGATTACTGGTGTCATTGCATTTATCACTGGTTTATTCTACTTCCTCTTCAACGTTGTATACTCACGCAGAAGGAATGCCAACAGCATTAAAAATGACAGTGCTGCAGTTAATTGA
- the LOC116927924 gene encoding uncharacterized protein LOC116927924, protein MSDEANNNEHQPKVSRRLEKRKGLELLIYDLKQPKLIPIKLLTFIILSGVGVLLPFTTIHMKSLGMSFQEVGAIYGVSSVAAILSPFLLGLIADKLGNFKVMMSIVHASLGIVGLLFLTVPPSKVWHPYPENLTFALGCTDTNPLHLNSATLALADLDSNPCHVHSEMIREKLNNMSVALEECGYICYDNNRPSDVSNAELNEPTTETDPSLPKVAVKKVVLPKMEFRDAVFFPNYWSLDVTCSPTRNGDHICELNRKNGSEPIQVNATLGLDLTSSSVNTSGRFPVKWMTMEDGIYSGQKLSNFECGSYGEDQKFRQTVYFKDSNQADNDRAIYQFCRPQCVVRIHRSELCSNLALEEVFNPQLTFWLYMLFRFIFDVLLGGLDLFVGASVALVSELGGDYGFQRMFGYIGIAIFSPISGRLIDEFSPDLNVLGNTRPAFYLFAGLFGVAAIGMLTVHLDFKLPAKRLLKDVGSLLKNVELDMLLVVAFVSGICNGYGFYYLFLFLEEIGGTSSLMGLSNTFQCLSVIPLLVFSDRIFRKLSHPNVQVLCFAVNVIRLIGYSYLHDPQLCLFFESLDAISWNFARTSHVAYANQLGTTSTVASIQGLLGGITFGLGFGVGSFGGSLLIGAYGLRVTFRILGAISFITGFLYLLFNIFYLRRRNSETVNNMGADGVAVEPTVTSNGDRH, encoded by the exons ATGAGCGACGAAGCAAACAATAATGAGCACCAACCTAAAGTTTCAAGACGCTTGGAAAAGAGGAAAGGATTAGAATTGCTGATTTACGATTTGAAACAGCCAAAACTTATCCCCATCAAATTGTTGACCTTTATCATCCTGTCAG GTGTAGGAGTGCTATTACCATTTACAACTATTCACATGAAGTCATTGGGAATGAGTTTTCAAGAAGTGGGTGCCATTTATGGTGTTTCTTCAGTCGCTGCAATTCTATCGCCGTTTCTCCTCGGATTAATCGCCGACAAACTCGGAAATTTCAAG GTGATGATGAGCATTGTACATGCCTCTCTCGGCATCGTGGGGCTACTCTTTTTAACTGTGCCACCAAGCAAAGTGTGGCATCCTTATCCGGAGAATTTAACATTTGCACTCGGTTGCACGGACACTAATCCACTGCATTTGAATTCAGCTACCCTTGCATTGGCCGACCTCGACTCGAATCCTTGCCACGTTCATTCAGAAATGATTCGTGAAAAGTTAAACAACATGTCAGTTGCACTAGAAGAATGCGGCTATATATGCTACGACAACAATCGCCCGTCTGACGTGAGCAATGCGGAGCTGAACGAGCCCACCACAGAAACGGACCCTTCTTTGCCGAAGGTTGCGGTCAAGAAAGTTGTCCTACCCAAAATGGAGTTTCGTGATGCAGTTTTTTTCCCGAATTATTGGAGTCTAGATGTGACTTGTTCTCCAACTCGTAACGGCGACCATATCTGTGAGTTAAATCGTAAAAATGGTAGCGAGCCAATTCAAGTGAACGCGACGCTTGGATTGGATTTGACCAGCAGCTCGGTCAACACTAGCGGACGGTTCCCAGTCAAATGGATGACGATGGAAGACGGAATTTACAGCGGACAGAAATTGAGCAATTTTGAGTGCGGGTCGTATGGTGAAGATCAGAAATTCCGTCAAACGGTGTACTTCAAAGACTCTAATCAAGCGGATAATGATCGTGCCATCTATCAGTTCTGCAGACCTCAGTGTGTAGTGCGGATTCATCGCTCTGAGCTTTGTTCTAACTTGGCCTTAGAAGAGGTTTTTAATCCTCAGCTGACCTTCTGGCTGTACATGTTGTTTCGCTTTATCTTTGACGTGTTGCTGGGAGGGCTGGACCTTTTTGTTGGAGCTTCCGTGGCTCTAGTCAGCGAATTGGGTGGAGATTATGGTTTCCAGAGGATGTTTGGCTATATTGGCATAGCCATCTTTTCGCCGATTTCTGGACGTTTGATCGATGAGTTTAGTCCAGATTTAAATGTCTTGGGAAATACCAG ACCTGCCTTTTATCTTTTTGCTGGCCTCTTTGGAGTAGCAGCCATCGGGATGTTAACAGTCCATTTGGATTTTAAACTTCCAGCGAAAAGGCTACTAAAAGACGTCGGATCTTTACTCAAAAACGTTGAATTGGATATGTTACTTGTGGTCGCCTTTGTCTCCG GAATCTGTAACGGTTATGGATTTTACtacttgtttttattcttgGAAGAAATTGGGGGCACCAGCTCTTTGATGGGGCTGTCTAATACGTTCCAGTGTCTTTCCGTAATTCCGTTGCTCGTCTTCTCTGACCGCATTTTTCGCAAATTAAGTCATCCCAACGTTCAAGTCCTCTGCTTTGCAGTGAACGTCATTCGTTTAATCG GATATTCATATTTGCACGATCCGCAATTATGCCTCTTTTTTGAATCGTTGGATGCAATTTCTTGGAATTTTGCGCGAACGTCACATGTAGCCTATGCCAACCAACTAGGAACAACATCTACTGTGGCTTCTATTCAAGGCTTATTGGGCGGAATCACCTTCGGTTTAG gATTCGGAGTTGGGAGTTTTGGCGGAAGTTTACTCATCGGAGCCTACGGGCTGCGAGTGACATTTCGCATTTTGGGTGCCATCTCTTTCATCACTGGATTCCTCTACCTTCTCTTCAACATCTTTTACTTGCGACGAAGGAATAGTGAGACTGTCAATAACATGGGCGCTGATGGAGTTGCTGTTGAACCAACTGTTACGTCTAATGGTGATCGTCACTAG
- the LOC116927926 gene encoding gustatory and odorant receptor 24 isoform X2, whose amino-acid sequence MLYLRPCKVQAIQQNKSKLEHEGVKLRRNSFHWSVEPLSRWMCFLGIPIPTPRKISICRFATLLHTTFCFLLVTSSHLYLVIYTIHNAKSISAAYLHGISTSTLAWNFVIENLTLALYTIGSSISFFICIRSGAWSDLVNLLTLLDQNLATSDIYPSSRQFAIKILIFIISSMLCVETLLLLDSITNDSTLTRKILEGYCIFTKIYPATQLALFCVLTRTLSLQTEAIRKHVEEMCTQSLPASLTITETRNSELRILRRHHRLVCNSIHKLNYCFGTFLALEVVHVFIIFTISSLYTLMGAINGDLVLEVLNVIVCLDCIIHLYLPTSYSDDIVSQIDKTYDALADLLYQQPSLQNEVTLLTDQLSHLKFDINAMGFFRVSKSLLPTLMGTTLTYFLIFLQFQSAEKKES is encoded by the exons ATGTTGTATCTGCGTCCGTGCAAAGTTCAGGCAATTCAGCAAAACAAATCCAAACTGGAACATGAAGGGGTCAAACTAAGACGTAACAGTTTCCACTGGAGTGTGGAACCTCTATCAAGATGGATGTGTTTCCTTGGAATCCCAATTCCGACTCCTAGGAAAATCTCAATCTGTAGATTTGCCACACTTCTCCATACcaccttttgttttctgctgGTGACGTCGAGTCATTTATACCTGGTAATCTACACAATCCACAACGCCAAATCCATCTCAGCTGCCTACCTACATGGAATCTCAACCTCGACATTGGCATGGAATTTCGTCATAGAAAATTTAACTTTGGCACTGTACACGATCGGCAgtagcatttctttttttatatgcATCCGATCTGGCGCGTGGTCAGACCTCGTCAACTTGTTGACATTGTTGGACCAAAATTTGGCAACTTCTGACATCTATCCCTCATCCAGACAATTTgcaattaaaattttgatcTTCATCATCTCATCG ATGCTTTGCGTAGAGACCCTGTTACTCCTCGATTCAATAACAAATGATAGTACCTTGACGCGAAAAATCCTAGAAGGATACTGCATTTTCACAAAGATCTATCCAGCCACACAGCTGGCGTTGTTTTGCGTCTTGACACGAACACTTTCGCTACAAACTGAAGCTATTCGGAAACATGTCGAAGAAATGTGTACGCAGTCCCTTCCGGCTAGTCTCACCATCACGGAGACAAGAAATTCTGAGTTAAGAATCCTCCGACGTCACCACCGTTTGGTCTGCAACTCGATTCACAAACTTAATTACTGTTTTGGTACTTTTTTGGCTCTTGAGGTCGTCCACGTTTTCATCATCTTTACCATCAGCTCACTGTATACCCTAATGGGTGCAATAAATGGCGATCTAGTTCTTGAAGTGCTGAATGTCATAGTTTGCTTGGACTGCATAATACATCTGTATCTTCCGACTTCTTATTCGGATGATATCGTCAGCCAG ATTGATAAGACTTATGACGCATTGGCTGATTTACTCTATCAGCAACCGTCACTACAAAACGAG GTTACCTTGTTAACAGACCAGCTGTCACACCTGAAATTCGATATAAATGCAATGGGATTCTTCAGAGTGAGCAAATCTTTACTTCCCACG CTGATGGGAACGACGTTGACGTACTTCCTTATTTTTCTGCAGTTTCAGTctgctgaaaaaaaagaaagctga
- the LOC116927586 gene encoding uncharacterized protein LOC116927586 gives MSPSGPVRIQPVRGNLFEQNLEDNVEPIKDLHWSVEPVIKWMCFLGIPSPFDVSTCRFANNFHHTLSFVVLLLIQSSLLIHTVYNAKTVSASYLSGISTLTLSWNLICENVNIAVYTVGCQISFLVFSRSDAWTDLISSFKRLDENLPSSEIYPTCRSLAIKIFFYVFFLILSLETLLLLLVTSNDITWLRKILDVSGLLTKIYPATQLALFCILTQIISLQLGAIRKGIDDQLNQLNAASPVIVEIQYRQLNILRRHHRLVCNSVRKINCCFGTFLTFEIIYIFVSFINCSLFILMSGISDDVPLGVMNAMVCLDCVVHLFLLTSFSDDITSQSDKVFEALAEMHHQEPPLQYEVMLFIEQLSHMKSNINAMGFFDVKKQLFPSLIGTTLTYFLILLQFQSAEKTGNK, from the exons ATGTCTCCGTCTGGTCCAGTCAGAATACAGCCAGTTCGAGGGAATCTATTCGAGCAAAATCTTGAAGACAATGTAGAACCCATCAAGGATCTCCATTGGAGTGTAGAACCTGTAATAAAATGGATGTGTTTTCTGGGAATTCCATCTCCATTTGATGTTTCTACCTGTCGATTCGCAAATAATTTCCATCACACCCTTTCTTTCGTGGTATTATTACTGATTCAGTCAAGCCTGCTAATCCACACTGTTTACAATGCAAAGACTGTGTCAGCATCTTACTTGAGCGGGATTTCAACGTTGACTTTGTCGTGGAATTTAATTTGTGAAAACGTGAATATTGCGGTGTACACGGTCGGTTGTCAAATTTCTTTCCTGGTATTCAGTCGGTCTGACGCTTGGACAGATCTCATCAGTTCTTTCAAACGGTTGGACGAAAATCTACCTTCTTCTGAAATTTACCCCACATGCAGGAGTCTTGCaatcaaaattttcttctacgtgttttttttg ATATTGTCCTTGGAAACCCTTTTACTACTTCTTGTAACCTCGAACGATATTACTTGGTTACGGAAAATCCTGGATGTATCTGGTCTTTTAACTAAGATCTACCCAGCTACTCAACTTGCCTTGTTTTGCATCCTAACCCAAATTATATCCCTCCAGCTTGGAGCTATCCGTAAGGGCATAGATGATCAGCTAAACCAGCTTAATGCTGCTAGTCCCGTGATAGTGGAAATACAATATCGTCAGTTAAACATTCTCAGACGCCACCACCGCTTGGTCTGCAATTCGGTCcgaaaaattaattgttgCTTCGGAACCTTCCTGACATTTGAAATAATTTACATCTTCGTTTCTTTCATTAACTGTTCACTGTTCATTCTAATGAGTGGAATCAGTGATGATGTACCTCTGGGAGTGATGAATGCTATGGTATGCCTTGATTGTGTTGTTCATCTGTTTCTTCTTACTTCTTTTTCTGATGATATCACCAGCCAG TCTGATAAGGTTTTTGAGGCTTTAGCAGAGATGCACCATCAGGAACCACCATTGCAATATGAA GTGATGTTGTTTATAGAGCAGCTATCGCACATGAAATCAAATATCAATGCCATGGGATTCTTCGATGTGAAGAAACAATTATTTCCTTCT CTAATAGGAACAACGTTGACTTACTTCCTCATCCTTCTGCAATTTCAATCGGCTGAGAAAACCGGAAACAAGTGA
- the LOC116927926 gene encoding uncharacterized protein LOC116927926 isoform X3 → MHHIGSSRHNSYDIFAPRHKKHRFCTCICEENASHFTAKKCFITARYKCTTPVLENKFECLQSWKNPKVNMLEMLCVETLLLLDSITNDSTLTRKILEGYCIFTKIYPATQLALFCVLTRTLSLQTEAIRKHVEEMCTQSLPASLTITETRNSELRILRRHHRLVCNSIHKLNYCFGTFLALEVVHVFIIFTISSLYTLMGAINGDLVLEVLNVIVCLDCIIHLYLPTSYSDDIVSQIDKTYDALADLLYQQPSLQNEVTLLTDQLSHLKFDINAMGFFRVSKSLLPTVRLHLLRSLNFFCLNGFTIFFPQLMGTTLTYFLIFLQFQSAEKKES, encoded by the exons ATGCACCACATCGGATCCTCACGGCATAACAGTTATGACATTTTCGCTCCCAGGCATAAAAAACACAGATTTTGCACTTGCATTTGTGAGGAAAATGCAAGTCATTTCACCGCCAAGAAATGCTTTATCACGGCCCGTTATAAATGTACTACGCCAGTCCTGGAAAACAAATTTGAGTGCCTGCAAAGTTGGAAAAACCCGAAAGTCAACATGCTAGAG ATGCTTTGCGTAGAGACCCTGTTACTCCTCGATTCAATAACAAATGATAGTACCTTGACGCGAAAAATCCTAGAAGGATACTGCATTTTCACAAAGATCTATCCAGCCACACAGCTGGCGTTGTTTTGCGTCTTGACACGAACACTTTCGCTACAAACTGAAGCTATTCGGAAACATGTCGAAGAAATGTGTACGCAGTCCCTTCCGGCTAGTCTCACCATCACGGAGACAAGAAATTCTGAGTTAAGAATCCTCCGACGTCACCACCGTTTGGTCTGCAACTCGATTCACAAACTTAATTACTGTTTTGGTACTTTTTTGGCTCTTGAGGTCGTCCACGTTTTCATCATCTTTACCATCAGCTCACTGTATACCCTAATGGGTGCAATAAATGGCGATCTAGTTCTTGAAGTGCTGAATGTCATAGTTTGCTTGGACTGCATAATACATCTGTATCTTCCGACTTCTTATTCGGATGATATCGTCAGCCAG ATTGATAAGACTTATGACGCATTGGCTGATTTACTCTATCAGCAACCGTCACTACAAAACGAG GTTACCTTGTTAACAGACCAGCTGTCACACCTGAAATTCGATATAAATGCAATGGGATTCTTCAGAGTGAGCAAATCTTTACTTCCCACGGTACGACTTCACCTTTTACgtagtttgaattttttttgccttAATGGGTTTACGATTTTTTTTCCACAGCTGATGGGAACGACGTTGACGTACTTCCTTATTTTTCTGCAGTTTCAGTctgctgaaaaaaaagaaagctga